In Methanosarcina siciliae T4/M, one genomic interval encodes:
- a CDS encoding DUF362 domain-containing protein, whose translation MSEKDGYVVVFGCKRCGKCRDICPVGAIYEENELAKIDPNKCNLCMKCIDVCTNKSIIYME comes from the coding sequence ATGTCAGAGAAGGATGGATATGTTGTAGTCTTCGGCTGCAAAAGATGTGGCAAGTGCAGGGACATCTGTCCTGTAGGTGCCATTTACGAAGAAAACGAACTTGCAAAAATTGATCCCAATAAATGTAACCTTTGCATGAAATGCATAGATGTATGCACTAACAAGTCCATTATTTACATGGAATGA
- a CDS encoding cyclase family protein, producing MIGKGSEEMFSPEKIPVKGKVIDITVSISSFTPIFPGDPEPSIEKTLTLEKDGCAVSRLIFGSHTGTHVDAPSHVLKGGLPVDSLDIESLMGEAVVLDFSRRGGALTGSILEDVYSKRKVLESSSGVSILLLKTKAPFQKEEYSETLGFLAGKSDPRRELEASPESFAYLDASGAAWIVRNGFKTVGIDSFSVDSLSSESLPAHHTLLSSNVNIVECLDLSSVEAGMYFFLCLPLKIEGCDGAPSRALLISYS from the coding sequence TTGATAGGAAAGGGATCGGAAGAGATGTTTTCTCCTGAAAAAATACCGGTTAAGGGAAAGGTTATAGATATTACAGTCTCTATTTCTTCTTTTACACCAATCTTTCCCGGAGACCCGGAGCCTTCAATTGAAAAGACCCTCACTCTCGAAAAGGATGGCTGTGCAGTTTCCAGGTTAATTTTCGGGAGCCATACGGGCACGCACGTTGACGCCCCGTCTCATGTCCTTAAAGGTGGGCTTCCGGTTGACAGCCTGGACATTGAAAGCCTTATGGGTGAGGCAGTTGTTCTGGATTTTTCCCGGAGAGGCGGAGCGTTGACAGGTTCAATTCTTGAGGACGTTTATTCCAAAAGGAAAGTTCTCGAAAGCAGTTCAGGGGTTTCGATTCTCCTTCTGAAAACAAAGGCTCCTTTCCAAAAAGAAGAATATTCTGAGACTTTGGGCTTTTTGGCAGGAAAAAGTGATCCGAGAAGGGAACTTGAGGCGTCACCGGAGAGTTTTGCTTACCTTGATGCAAGCGGTGCAGCCTGGATTGTCCGAAATGGATTCAAAACCGTGGGAATCGATAGTTTTTCCGTGGATAGCCTCTCTTCCGAAAGTCTGCCTGCCCATCACACGCTGCTTTCAAGTAACGTGAACATTGTGGAATGCCTTGACCTGAGTTCAGTTGAGGCCGGGATGTATTTTTTCTTATGCCTTCCCCTCAAAATTGAGGGCTGCGATGGGGCACCTTCAAGAGCGTTACTGATTTCTTACTCCTGA